One genomic window of Choristoneura fumiferana chromosome 14, NRCan_CFum_1, whole genome shotgun sequence includes the following:
- the LOC141435361 gene encoding protein KRI1 homolog has protein sequence MPKKALFDEESEEEVSLKTENEYAKRYDTWRQKEELHKLEQKYGSKALNSDASLTSDSEDESDVPPEVSEETETQFLKTIALLKTKDPRIYDPNFKCFETEKKEVKDKTEANTLSFADSDEDDEDDGNIFKVEKAAEVKPTEKTSKQESALEKLKDFLTGKTEDINNPVAKDLAPLKALWSDPKLNEGEAFLRDYILNKKYLEEGDAGEAGDKIRDDEDLEADEAIVEEQGKFERAYNFRFEEPDEEYLKRFPRTMNSIRPKDDRRARKRAEIRDRKEEEKKKKMDEIARMKSLKLKEIQEKLAKIKEVTGNEDLAFREEDMESDFDPNEHDRRMKEIFDEEYYGGIDNEKPVFPDLDEELEIENWEKYEPDVEKEEPHCEDEEFNMDADYDPKQAKLNLLEELQKNMTKKRRNRKKKSKLAELLATEKPKFIPNVTEMTYAEYMDEYYKMDCEDVIGGDLPTRFKYREVVPNDYGLTVEEILLADDKELTQWVPLKKVVKYRPENVEKGEVKMYKQKASDVRLKKKVLPSLFKDLPEEPEIVVPIETAAKKKKKKKNKNKDSGENNHKSEENQSNLEEAGDRNVTNEEKPKKKKKHKTAEEYQEQDLDTNNYSEHNDITTNGQITKKKKKKGKKAENEDSLEDSFISNNASEQNKTPDEQINKSKKNESKSAHNAEDILPTVNKNRNEGTTENECSVNKKKRKVKKQQDNSEFQASTQETSKNIKHSTEVVKAKTKNKNNVEHDTQKQNRKRKLQENINGNQATPKKKKKKNKSNANANIDKNSDKRDFNKNKNKQNNSKIPDNPYSNLSDERLKAYGLNPKRYKGFMKYKKF, from the exons ATGCCAAAAAAAGCGTTATTTGATGAGGAATCAGAAGAGGAAGTCTCACTTAAGACAGAAAATGAATACGCTAAGAGATACGACACGTGGCGTCAAAAGGAAGAGCTGCACAAGCTGGAACAGAAATATGGTTCGAAAGCACTGAATTCAGATGCCTCGTTGACCTCCGACAGCGAAGACGAAAGTGACGTGCCACCAGAAGTCTCCGAAGAAACAGAAACACAGTTCTTGAAGACCATTGCtttgttaaaaacaaaggaCCCGAGAATCTACGATCCTAATTTCAAGTGTTTCGAAACTGAGAAAAAAGAAGTGAAAGACAAAACAGAAGCAAATACTTTGAGTTTTGCTGATAGCGACGAGGATGATGAAGATGACGGTAACATATTTAAAGTGGAAAAGGCTGCTGAAGTCAAACCAACTGAGAAAACAAGCAAACAAGAGAGTGCTTTGGAAAAACTTAAAGATTTCTTAACAGGTAAGACAGAGGATATTAATAACCCTGTAGCTAAAGATTTAGCTCCATTGAAAGCTCTGTGGTCTGATCCAAAGTTAAATGAAGGTGAAGCATTTCTGAGAGACTAcattcttaataaaaaatacttggaAGAGGGTGATGCTGGAGAAGCGGGTGATAAAATAAGAGATGATGAAGATTTGGAGGCTGATGAAGCTATTGTTGAGGAGCAGGGCAAATTTGAAAGAGCATACAATTTCAGATTTGAAGAACCAGATGAGGAATACCTTAAAAGATTTCCCAGGACTATGAATTCTATCAGGCCTAAAGATGACAGAAGAGCCAGAAAGCGAGCTGAAATTAGAGACCGTAAAGAGGaggaaaagaagaaaaaaatggatGAAATTGCCAGAATGAAATCTTTGAAGCTAAAAGAAATTCAAGAAAAATTGGCAAAGATAAAAGAAGTGACTGGAAATGAAGATTTAGCCTTCAGGGAAGAAGACATGGAAAGTGATTTTGATCCCAATGAACATGATAGACGCATGAAGGAAATATTTGATGAAGAATATTATGGTGGAATTGACAATGAAAAACCTGTATTCCCAGACCTTGATGAAGAATTGGAAATAGAGAATTGGGAGAAATATGAGCCAGATGTAGAGAAAGAAGAACCACATTGTGAAGATGAGGAATTTAATATGGATGCAGACTATGATCCTAAACAAGCCAAGCTAAATCTACTTGAGGAATTACAAAAGAATATGACTAAGAAAAGAAGGAATCGTAAAAAGAAATCTAAATTGGCTGAACTGCTGGCTACAGAGAAACCTAAATTTATACCAAATGTAACAGAGATGACCTATGCAGAGTATATGGATGAATATTACAAGATGGACTGCGAAGATGTTATAGGAGGTGATTTACCTACAAGATTTAAGTACAGAGAGGTTGTGCCAAATGACTATGGGTTGACTGTTGAAGAG ATTCTTTTAGCTGATGACAAGGAGTTAACACAATGGGTGCCTCTGAAGAAGGTAGTGAAATATCGGCCTGAAAATGTGGAGAAAGGGGAAGTCAAGATGTATAAACAGAAAGCATCAGATGTTAGGCTGAAAAAGAAAGTTCTGCCCAGCTTATTTAAGGATCTACCAGA agaGCCAGAAATAGTAGTTCCAATTGAAACAGCAgctaaaaagaagaagaagaaaaagaacaaaaacaaagatAGTGGTGAAAATAATCATAAGTCAGAAGAAAATCAGTCTAATCTTGAAGAAGCTGGTGATAGAAATGTAACAAATGAAGAAAaacctaaaaagaagaaaaaacataaaactgCTGAAGAATATCAAGAACAGGATCTTgatactaataattatagtgAGCATAATGATATTACTACAAATGGACAAATTActaagaaaaagaagaaaaaaggtAAAAAGGCAGAAAATGAAGACAGTCTAGAAGATTCTTTTATTTCTAACAATGCAAGTGAACAGAATAAAACCCCTGatgagcaaataaataagagtaAGAAGAATGAAAGTAAATCTGCACATAATGCAGAAGATATTTTACCTAcagttaataaaaatagaaatgaaGGAACTACAGAAAATGAATGttctgtcaataaaaaaaagagaaaggTTAAAAAGCAGCAAGATAATAGTGAATTCCAAGCTTCAACACAAGaaacatcaaaaaatattaaacatagtACTGAAGTTGTAAAAGCCAAaactaagaataaaaataatgttgaacATGACACACAAAAGCAGAACCGTAAAAGAAAACTTCAAGAAAATATAAATGGTAATCAAGCAACTCccaagaagaagaaaaagaaaaataaatcaaatgctAATGCAAATATA